In Anaerolineae bacterium, the following are encoded in one genomic region:
- a CDS encoding class I SAM-dependent methyltransferase, producing the protein MQAPLLVRRKEETKALKGKSLEEWAKAQRAFLRWTKDKKIFTEEYLQNGKKMYDLFFSEKGLLQGNVLDIGGGWGLFRQWWSPRETDVFIVHDPGLERFLRGPHPLHHVYYERAFNLPMTFVEGFGEDLPYNNETFDTCLVAAALDHCLDPEQVLAEMYRCLKKDGAILVIQHCHSAQPERRSPRPPLPKRVLKHLRYPQRLPRMIYKFLFYRKDPHLHHFLLADITSMLEKVGYSEIRVDVVPTTESVYAFQAKKKKA; encoded by the coding sequence GTGCAGGCTCCTCTGCTGGTGAGGCGTAAAGAAGAAACGAAGGCCTTAAAGGGAAAAAGCCTTGAAGAGTGGGCAAAAGCTCAACGCGCCTTCCTCCGTTGGACCAAAGACAAAAAAATCTTTACAGAAGAGTATCTGCAAAACGGCAAAAAAATGTATGACCTCTTTTTCTCGGAAAAGGGGCTGTTACAGGGCAATGTCCTTGATATTGGAGGGGGATGGGGATTGTTCAGGCAATGGTGGAGTCCCAGGGAAACCGATGTTTTCATTGTGCATGACCCCGGTCTTGAAAGATTCCTGCGCGGACCACACCCCTTACACCATGTTTATTACGAGCGAGCCTTCAATTTGCCTATGACGTTTGTGGAGGGCTTTGGCGAAGACCTGCCCTATAACAATGAAACGTTTGATACCTGTCTGGTGGCGGCTGCGCTTGACCATTGTCTTGACCCCGAGCAGGTATTGGCGGAGATGTATCGCTGCTTGAAGAAGGATGGGGCTATCTTGGTAATCCAACATTGTCATTCAGCGCAGCCTGAGCGACGTTCTCCCCGCCCGCCACTGCCCAAACGTGTCCTGAAACATCTGCGCTATCCGCAGCGCCTACCACGAATGATTTATAAATTCCTGTTTTATAGAAAAGACCCTCATTTACACCATTTTCTGCTGGCGGATATAACTTCAATGTTAGAAAAAGTAGGCTACTCGGAAATTCGGGTTGATGTTGTGCCCACCACGGAGAGCGTCTATGCGTTTCAAGCAAAAAAGAAAAAGGCTTAA
- the asnB gene encoding asparagine synthase (glutamine-hydrolyzing) — MCGIVGVWHLNKEPVHHQLLQRMTDCIRHRGPDDEGHLVENNLGLGSRRLSIIDLSPAGHMPMPNQDETVWLVYNGEVYNYQELAGPLSARGYQFHSKTDTEVVLHAYEAYGPDCLNYFNGMWAFAVWDRNRRQLFCAIDRFGIKPFHYYFDGQRFVFGSEIKSILLHPGVPKQVSPQAVYDYLALTHINYNDQTFFSGIKRLPPAHYLTLDAAGNLSVKRWWDLNFESKLDLTNRIKTIERFAELFRDSVRLRLRSDVPVGTCLSGGLDSSSIVTIANELMFGDNGGIDPELVGRQQKTFSACYDDARFDERPFIETILAKTGAEANYVFPNGRQLFEVDMPHLIWHQEEPFGSTSIYAQWNVMRRTAERGVKVLLDGQGGDELLAGYTKYPPFLLQELIRRGRADLFLREFYALRAIQKIGFSSLPAVAYLTLPRWLRSLVSDFGWWANHHAVDVLQDDFKQEFERHRRVLAGESQAKFQQSLAGKSYSDITAFVLPALLRYEDRNSMAFSIEARVPFLDYRLVEFVFSLPPDYRLYNGWSKWILRQAMMKILPEQVRWRRDKIGFATPQRLWLQTAQADIQEVFSDNRLRSSRFIKSRQVLARLDNYLAAPAMDLSEVWRWLNLELWMRRFEL, encoded by the coding sequence ATGTGTGGCATTGTCGGCGTTTGGCATCTCAATAAAGAACCGGTTCATCACCAACTATTACAACGGATGACGGATTGTATCAGGCATCGCGGCCCGGATGATGAAGGTCATTTGGTTGAAAATAATTTAGGGCTGGGCAGCCGGCGTTTGAGCATTATTGACCTTTCCCCGGCTGGCCACATGCCAATGCCCAATCAGGATGAAACGGTGTGGCTGGTCTACAATGGTGAAGTTTATAATTACCAGGAGTTGGCCGGTCCGCTCTCGGCTAGAGGCTATCAATTTCATTCCAAAACGGATACCGAGGTAGTGCTGCACGCTTACGAAGCGTATGGCCCGGATTGCCTGAACTATTTTAACGGCATGTGGGCCTTTGCCGTCTGGGATCGAAACCGCCGGCAGCTATTCTGCGCCATTGACCGCTTTGGCATTAAACCGTTTCATTACTACTTTGACGGCCAACGATTTGTTTTTGGCTCCGAGATAAAATCAATCCTGTTGCATCCCGGCGTGCCGAAGCAGGTTAGTCCCCAGGCCGTTTACGATTACCTGGCCTTGACCCATATTAATTATAACGACCAGACTTTTTTTTCCGGTATTAAACGTTTGCCGCCGGCTCACTACTTAACGCTTGATGCGGCAGGAAATTTATCCGTCAAACGTTGGTGGGATTTAAATTTTGAAAGTAAACTTGACCTGACAAATAGGATCAAAACCATTGAGCGATTTGCCGAATTATTTCGTGATTCAGTCCGCTTGCGTTTGCGCAGCGATGTGCCGGTTGGCACTTGTTTGAGTGGCGGCCTGGATTCTTCCTCAATTGTGACCATAGCCAATGAACTGATGTTTGGCGATAACGGCGGCATAGACCCAGAATTAGTTGGCCGGCAACAGAAAACGTTCAGCGCATGTTATGATGACGCTCGATTTGATGAACGTCCTTTTATTGAGACAATTTTGGCAAAAACCGGGGCCGAAGCAAATTACGTTTTCCCTAATGGGCGACAGCTTTTTGAGGTGGATATGCCTCACCTCATCTGGCATCAAGAGGAGCCTTTTGGCTCCACCAGTATTTACGCCCAATGGAACGTGATGCGCCGTACGGCTGAAAGAGGGGTCAAGGTTTTGCTCGACGGCCAGGGCGGCGATGAATTACTGGCGGGTTATACCAAATATCCTCCTTTTTTGTTGCAGGAATTGATTCGGAGAGGGCGGGCAGATTTATTTTTACGGGAATTCTATGCTTTAAGAGCTATCCAAAAAATTGGTTTTTCAAGTTTACCTGCTGTTGCCTACCTAACTTTACCTCGTTGGCTTAGATCGCTGGTTTCAGATTTTGGTTGGTGGGCCAACCATCATGCTGTGGATGTCTTGCAAGACGACTTCAAGCAAGAATTTGAGCGCCATCGTCGTGTTTTGGCCGGCGAGTCTCAAGCCAAGTTTCAACAAAGCCTGGCCGGAAAGTCATATTCCGACATCACCGCTTTTGTTTTACCGGCTTTGTTACGTTATGAAGATCGTAATTCTATGGCTTTTTCTATTGAGGCCCGGGTTCCTTTTCTTGATTATCGTTTGGTAGAATTTGTTTTTTCTTTGCCGCCGGATTATCGCCTTTATAACGGTTGGAGCAAATGGATTCTACGCCAGGCAATGATGAAAATTTTACCGGAACAAGTGCGCTGGCGGCGGGATAAAATAGGCTTTGCCACGCCCCAAAGGCTGTGGTTACAAACCGCGCAGGCCGATATTCAAGAAGTTTTTTCAGATAATCGTCTGCGCAGTAGCCGATTTATCAAATCTCGCCAGGTTTTAGCCCGGTTAGATAATTATTTAGCCGCCCCGGCTATGGACCTGAGCGAGGTATGGCGTTGGCTCAATTTAGAACTGTGGATGCGCAGGTTTGAGCTTTAA
- a CDS encoding glycosyltransferase → MNILVLSSIYPRPHNPSDGIFVHQQVKHIQKVGCRVTVLSAVPWSPKFLQFRTKWRNYGLTPKETHLDGVQVHYPRYLRLPGAWFRSGAGMALYRSAVLLALNLHRHCAFDLIHSNTLLPDGLAGVYLGRKLNLPTVCTIRGSDAITYPRENYLNLYYSKVTIRQTSQIVTVSRALKRVVEDVLEPPRNIQVVYNGVDVEKFQLTGQKVMLDRPYILFVGRDIQRKGLQDLIRAFSLLMDQIEHNLVIIGPALPEVRQLNPELVEQLGGRLMVLGHLMPDEIPAYIQNSAFLILPSYAEGLPNVVLEAMACAKAVVATKIMGIPEAVLNDVTGLLIHPGDVTALAESILSLANNPARCAEMGKLGREKVVKEFSWECHATKMVSIYQETIAHVRTDRLS, encoded by the coding sequence ATGAATATTTTGGTTTTATCCTCTATCTATCCCAGGCCACATAATCCTAGCGATGGTATTTTTGTTCACCAGCAGGTTAAACATATTCAAAAAGTTGGTTGTCGGGTAACAGTTTTATCGGCTGTGCCTTGGTCACCCAAGTTTCTCCAGTTTAGGACAAAGTGGCGTAATTACGGCCTAACTCCCAAAGAAACTCATCTGGATGGGGTCCAGGTTCATTATCCTCGTTATTTACGTTTGCCAGGGGCCTGGTTTAGATCCGGGGCTGGAATGGCTCTCTATCGTAGTGCGGTTTTGCTGGCCTTGAACCTTCACCGTCATTGCGCTTTTGATCTGATTCATAGTAATACTCTCTTGCCGGATGGTTTAGCTGGCGTCTATCTTGGTCGAAAGTTGAATTTACCTACGGTCTGTACGATCCGAGGTAGCGATGCCATCACTTATCCCCGTGAAAATTATTTGAATTTATATTACTCAAAAGTAACCATTCGTCAGACCAGTCAAATTGTTACGGTTAGTCGGGCGCTTAAACGGGTTGTTGAAGATGTATTAGAACCACCCAGAAACATTCAAGTTGTTTATAATGGTGTTGATGTTGAAAAATTTCAATTGACCGGTCAGAAGGTTATGCTGGATCGGCCTTATATTCTGTTTGTAGGTCGCGACATTCAGCGTAAGGGTTTACAAGATTTGATCAGGGCCTTTAGTCTTTTGATGGATCAGATTGAACACAATTTGGTGATAATTGGCCCCGCTTTGCCGGAAGTCCGGCAACTCAATCCTGAATTAGTGGAGCAATTGGGCGGTAGGTTAATGGTGTTGGGCCATCTTATGCCCGACGAAATCCCGGCTTACATACAAAACAGTGCATTTTTGATTTTGCCAAGTTATGCAGAGGGATTACCCAACGTTGTGCTTGAAGCTATGGCTTGCGCCAAAGCGGTTGTTGCCACTAAAATTATGGGCATCCCGGAAGCAGTGCTCAATGACGTGACCGGCTTATTGATCCATCCCGGTGATGTTACTGCCCTGGCTGAATCCATCCTGTCGTTGGCCAATAATCCCGCCCGTTGTGCGGAGATGGGAAAACTGGGTCGAGAAAAAGTGGTGAAAGAATTCTCCTGGGAATGTCACGCTACGAAAATGGTTTCTATCTATCAGGAAACAATAGCGCATGTGCGGACTGACCGGCTTTCTTGA